The genomic region AGCGTCGAGTCGCCACACACGACACAGGCCAACTCCAGCGTGAAGCCGTTGACGAATACCGAGCAGCGACGAAAGATAATCTGTTCAAGAGATGACAGCAGGCTGTGGCTCCAATCCAGCGACTCTGACAGGGTCTGTCGTCGAGAGACTATGCCATGGCTACCACCACGGCTGAGGCCGCTCAGCAATTTCAACCGATCGCGCAATCGTGATTCCACCCCATTGAGGCCCAGCAGCGGCAATCTGGCTGCGGCCAACTTGATAGCCAGGGCCAGCCCATCCAGCCGTCGACACAAGGAAATCACGGTCGCAACGTTATCCTCGGTGACCGCGAACGTTCGGTCCGCCACTTGGGCCTGGTCGGTAAACAGCCGGACGGAGCCGTGCTGATTGGCTTCCTCGGCAGTCATACCCACCTTGGGTACCGATAAACCGCCAAGGCGAAAGACGCGCTCGCTTTCCACTTTCAAGGCTGCCTGGCTCGTGACAAGCAATTTCACGCCCGGGGCGTTCACCCCGACCAACCAGGCAAATTGAGCGACGGCTTCCAGCAGATGTTCGGCGTTGTCCAGCACCAGTAACAATTGCCGAGACTCCAGAGCGGTAAGCAGCGCCAATGACGGGTCGCTCGTACTCACCGAAAGCCCTATGGCATGGGAGATAACGACAGGTAGCAGCGAGGGGTCGCTGACCGCCGACAAGTCTATCCACACGTTTGCATTCTCAGGGGCATTGTGCAGGGCATAAGCCGCAGCCAGAGCCAGGACAGTCTTGCCAACCCCGGCCGCGCCCACAATTGATACCAGTGGATAGGTACGTATCAGCGCAATGAGTTCAGTGAGGTCACTGTCGCGACCCAGAAGCTTGCGAGGCGGGGCTGGTAGGTTGGGCATCAGCTTTTTTGTCAGGACCTGCAAAACCGGTCCCTGCAACTCACCATCAAGAGTCATTGCAAAGCGATACCCCTGGCCGGCAACAGTGACCAGTGACTGGGCCCCCAACAATTTTCGCAATGTTGATACCTGGACCTGCAGGTTGTTCTCTTCAACAAAGAGGTTGGGCCACACCAGGTCCAGTAACTCGCGTTTGGTGACCAGTTGCGGGCGTCGTTCGATCAAGGCCAACAGCACATCAAAAGCACGGGCCCCCAGTGTTCTCTCGCGTCCATCAATAAACAGCAACCGTTGTGTGGGCCAAACCTCAAATCGCCCAAAGCGGTAGTTCAACTCCATAGAACTCTCCGTTAAAACATCCAGTCGTTACCCGACCTTCGCCCGTGCCTTATCGAGAACAGATTTTCAGGAAATTTTCAGCACTGACCTTTGATCGGCTTCAGACTGTTTAAGGACTGAAGCGTACTTGGAGGAGGAAAGTTCGCTTGCCATCAGGTCATCACTCCAGTGGCTTACCTCTGGATGGGTGTTCTTGTGGGTTTGTATCGAAATACTTACCCAATGGTTCTCAGTCTTGTATTGAAACCTGATACATCGTTCAGACCATCAAACCATTCAGGTTGTGGCCAAATCCCGCCTCCAAGGAGTTTTCATGAGTCTTGTATTGCGCAACAACACCACCTACGACGCCCAGTATGTAATCAAGAAAGGTGCTCAAGTCATCGCACGCCTGCCAGCGATTACTCCCGGTGCGACCCTGAGCGTCCCAACCAATGACGTTTATGAAGTCATTGCCACCACTCTGATCGATGGCAACACTTACACATCGGCACCTATCTCGGTAACCGGCAGCATGGGGTTTCTGGCTCAAGTGCTGCAGGTTCCGGCGCAAGGTACCTATGAGTTTGACGTTCAGGAGTTTCCAAGCTCAGTGGCTGATCAGTTGGCCTTTCAAAAGACTTGCATAAACCCAGTGACATTCACTATCCGCAAGGACGGTAAACCCCTGCAAAGCGTTGTTGTTGATAGTTCGACACAAAACCAGACCCTGGACATCAGCAACACCTTCTACATCTATGCCGTGATCGAAGGCGTGACCACGGCAACACTGGTCACCAGCAACCCCAACGCGGTCATTACCGCATCGGTCAATGGCTCGATTCTGGAAGGTGGTTACTTCTCGTTGACCGCCGCTTAAGCCGATCAAGCAGTTGGGCTGGCATAACGCCAGCTTATCTGTTTCATGCTGCCAGGAATACCCCAATGACGCCACACGTCCAGGCATCCGTTCTGGAGGTGCTCAATCGAAGCGCCTTTCCGGTGCAACTACGGTTTTATCGCGAAAAACACTTGATATGGGACGTTTGGCTGACCTCTGGTACTGAGATGTCGGTGCCGGATCCGGTGCGTGCTGAAATCGATATGAATGTCGTGTTTACCGAGGCAACCAGTCTGGTGACCTACCGGGTTCGGACCCGCATTTGCTCAAAGGCCAAAAGGCTGATGACGCAGATGCTGGCCGTCGCCGGTAGCGTGCGCTTCGAGCTTGATATAGAGCCTGGCAACACGGTTGGTGATATTGAAATACATAACCTGTGTTCAAGCAGCGTGTTGATCGAAGCTCGCTACCTGAAAACTCCTTTCGTGATGACCTCAGTGCTGGAGGCCTCAGCCAGCAGCACTCTTAACTTCAAGGGAGTCGAAGTGACCGCAATCATGAACGGTATCACCACCGCGCGAATTGCAATCAAGGAGTGGTGCAGCGATCTGTTGATCGATAGCGAGGCATCGAAGCATGACGGTCCTCCGGTAGTAAGTCTGGTGCCGCGCAGGAAAGAACAGTAAGGGCTGTTGCGCAATGCCCATCAAAGGATAAAAGCATGACAAACCTAACGCTCGTCAATAACGTGTCGAATGCGGATGCCGTGGTCACGTTCAAAATTACTGATGCTTCTGGCAAGATCAGCAAGGTAACAGCCCCAAGCGGCGGCGGTACGGTGGCCCATCCCACCGACTCAGAAACCAGCCCCTGGAGTGTATCGGCCATTACGGCGGCCGGGCTTCAGCTCGACAGCGCCTCCGATCAGACGGCCATCCTGGTCGTTACGGATGCCAATGCAATCATTCAATTTGCCGTCGATCCGGTTTTCGGTGTGCTGGCAACAACCAGCATAGCCCCGAGCCCACCCAAGAATCCAATCACGCCGGTTGTTCCAGCAGTACCCGACGAGGGACTGGGTGGTGATGGCAGTTCCTCTGGGCAGAGCCCGATATCAGCGCTGGACAGTAATCAGAACTGGGATGCCCCCAACCCGGTCAATGCCTTGGTGCCTCAGGCAACTCGAACGCTGGCGCTGTCCATGCAGCCACAACTGCAAACCAATTGGTGCTGGGCTGCCGTCTCGGTTAGCACGGCGCTTTTTTATGACGTAGCCAGCACCGCCACCCAATGTGGCCTGGCTAACCAAGCTTTTGGTCAAGCTAACAACTGCTGTTCGAACGGCAACTCTGCAGCCTGTAATCTGCCTTTTTACCTGCAGCTATCGCTTGAGTGGGTCGGGCACCTGAACATGTTCTACGAACAGGTGTTCACCACGGCGCAAATCATCAGCGAGATCGATGCCGGACATCCATTGGGTGCACGTATTCAATGGAAAAACGGTGGCGGTCACTTTGTATTGATCTACGGTTACAACACCAATTCGCCGACGCCAAGCCCTGTCACCGCACCTGCACCTGCACCTGCGCCCGCACCCGCACCCGCACCCGCACCCGCACCCGCAGCGCCGTCACCGACCATCTCCATAGCCGACCCATGGTACGGAAGCTCCGTTATCGCTATTGCCAATTTCGCTGCACAGTATCAGGGCGGCGGTATCTGGACCCATAGCTACACCACCAAGTAAGGGACCCATACCCATGTTGAAGATCAAGTTTATCAATGGCCCTCAAGACGGCGAAAAGGTCATACGGACAGCGCTCGAGCATATTCACCGCAACAAGCATGCACCTCTCGAGTTGCAAAAAGCCGATCCCAAGCAGTTTCGAGTTGGCGTCCACCACCAGATCTATGATCTGAACCCCGCCGATATCATCGACGGTAAAGGCTTTGAAGCGGCAACGCTCAGCGGCTCGCGTTATCTGGTTGCAGAGGGATCGAAAAGCCTGGCCGCAGCCGAAATCACGATGGATACCGCAAGTAACAAGGCGGCCTTTCATCTGATCAATGTTGGCCCCTTCGTCGAGGGGTTCGAAAAGGCCGTTCGATTGGCGGAGTCGCTACCCCACAAAGGTGAATATGCGTGTCACATCCTGCGTATCGCGCCGATGTACATCATGGCGTTGTGGCTCAAGCCGACGAGCGGAACCAAGGACATTATCGTTCCCTTGGAGCCCACTCCAGGCTACTTGCAAGCTAGGGAGTACACGCCTGCCACCTTTCTCAAGGCCGTGCTGCCCCATGCTCATCCAGTCGAGATGCCGGTCTGATTCAAGGCTTTGAAGTGTGGACTGGGAACAGGGTTTGAATTTGGCAGGGCTATACCGGGTTCAAACCCTGTGCCATCTATATCGGCTGTTAGCAGGAGTGCATCATGAGTGCCACGGACGTTACCGGCGTACAGCGCGGTTATAACGGCTATTGGGGGATTGTCGCGCGCAATGGCATGCGTGTTGAAATACGCTGGACTGTGGCCGATGACGGTAAGTCTCTCAAAGGCGAAATTCGCGATGGTACAACTCAGGAGAGTCACCCTGTCGAACTCGGTCTTGTGTATCCCCGGGTGCTTGAGATCACTCAGCAATTGGGCAGTATCGATGTGACGTTGATGTTGGTTCCTGACAGGCAACACATCTCGTTGAATTGCAATGTCCCGCTGTCCATCAATAAGTTTTTCAACGCCCCCATCGGTGAGTGGTCAGTACTGCGTCGGCCCGATGATGAACCGAGTGAAAACAGTCTGCCACTGATTGATGAGCCTCATGAGGCCATGGACCTGGCGCCCTTCGTCTGGCTGCACCCGGCTACGACACAGGAGGCACTCGATGCCAGTTTGCGCTTCATTCGTCTGCAAAATCCGCAGCTTTTGCCGCTTTACGTAACCCTTGCTCAATGCACTGGTGCGGACGCCGCGATCGCCAAGCAAAACGCCGCCAAAGCGTTCACGGGGCTTGTCAGCGATGTTGCAACATTGCCGTCGCCGATCTGCCTGTTTCCGAGCTTGCGTGTCCAGCTACTGACAACCTTGTCAGGTGTCCAGACCTTGCCTGCCATTTCGCAGCAGGTGGAAAATTTGTTGGGTGAGCCGGTCAAGTCTTTGCTGGAGAGCCCGGAGTGGGCCTCCAGTCAGGCATCCGTGTGGCAAAGCCTGTTCGTCCTGGCCTTGATCGGCACGCCGGGCAATACTTCCCTGGCAACGCAATTGGTCGATGTCTTGCGGGTGGGCCATTTTCTCGACCTGTTGCAACAGGGCCTGCCTTCTCTTCAGGAACAACAGTTGCGTAATGTGGCGTTGAACGCTATCACGGCCTTTCCTGATGCCGTCGCCACCTTTGGCTTGAACGTCAAGCCCAATCCGGTAGCCACGACGACCGCCAGTACCGACACCGGGACGAGCGCCTCCACCGACACCAGCAGTACTGCGGGCTCGTGGCAGGTGCTGGGGCCAGGTACGCTCAAGCGTGCGCGTCAGCACCTTGTCGGTTATCAACCGGGTGAGCTGGCCGAGGTGGTCAATGTCATGCCCCACGAGCGCCAGGAGCGGCAGGAACACCTGCTGAGCCGCCGAGAGGAACACGACAACGAGAGCACCGAGCATCGTGGCGAAACCGATGACTTGCGACAGACATCCGCCAGCAGCGAACTCACCGAAGCGCTTCAGGAAATCATGGCCGCCGATGGGCTCGTGCGTAACATGAGCAATGTCAAACCGACCTATGAAAACCTCAACGAAATACTCTCGGGCGCCTGGTCAGGTGGCAATGGTGGCACCTCTTGGTCAGGGGCTGACACCTCTCGGCAAGTTCAGCAATTGACGGAGAAAGCAGCCCGGTACATGGGGGATCGAATCACGCGGCAGCGAGGGCGGGTCTGGCAGGAGCTGTGCGATCGCCGTCAAAGCAATCTCATCGACAATGCGGGTGACCGTCGGCTGGTGGGTATTTATCACTGGGTCGACAAGTTGATGAAGGTTCATCTGGCGGATGCCGGACGACGCCTGGTATTTGGCTTTGTCATCAACCAGCCAGCGCAGGCCTGGGTCCAGGGCATCACGGTGCAGGACGACGTTCCGCTGGAAAAACC from Pseudomonas asplenii harbors:
- a CDS encoding papain-like cysteine protease family protein, translated to MTNLTLVNNVSNADAVVTFKITDASGKISKVTAPSGGGTVAHPTDSETSPWSVSAITAAGLQLDSASDQTAILVVTDANAIIQFAVDPVFGVLATTSIAPSPPKNPITPVVPAVPDEGLGGDGSSSGQSPISALDSNQNWDAPNPVNALVPQATRTLALSMQPQLQTNWCWAAVSVSTALFYDVASTATQCGLANQAFGQANNCCSNGNSAACNLPFYLQLSLEWVGHLNMFYEQVFTTAQIISEIDAGHPLGARIQWKNGGGHFVLIYGYNTNSPTPSPVTAPAPAPAPAPAPAPAPAPAAPSPTISIADPWYGSSVIAIANFAAQYQGGGIWTHSYTTK